A stretch of the Halomonas sp. BDJS001 genome encodes the following:
- a CDS encoding DUF3592 domain-containing protein: MVSFLNVKKGCGLFFIFGICGFFIGLFLFFGLVMIPFYDYGRSMFWDKVPTVILEKDMVKVSGGRRHSSPSYRPEVSYTYTYEGIQYVSNDVSNYDNVLAKDPNWLDRELEHSRQGVNTFFAWVNPSNPSESYLVRSIWKGTTFLGTLMGVVFAFVGLVLVRMSLLKAN, from the coding sequence ATGGTTAGCTTTTTAAATGTTAAGAAAGGATGCGGTCTTTTCTTTATATTTGGCATCTGTGGTTTTTTTATCGGTCTATTCTTGTTTTTTGGTTTGGTGATGATCCCTTTTTATGATTACGGGCGCAGTATGTTCTGGGATAAAGTGCCCACTGTTATTTTAGAAAAGGATATGGTGAAAGTGTCAGGGGGAAGACGGCATTCATCTCCGAGTTACAGACCCGAGGTCAGCTATACGTATACATATGAAGGAATTCAGTACGTTAGTAATGATGTCAGTAACTATGACAATGTTTTAGCTAAAGATCCTAACTGGCTTGATCGCGAGCTTGAGCATTCTAGGCAAGGTGTGAATACATTCTTTGCTTGGGTTAATCCTTCAAACCCAAGCGAGTCCTATCTTGTGAGGAGTATTTGGAAGGGCACTACGTTTTTAGGCACCTTGATGGGCGTAGTGTTCGCTTTTGTGGGTCTGGTGTTAGTGCGCATGTCTTTATTAAAAGCTAATTAA
- a CDS encoding PAAR domain-containing protein: MKPVARKGDLHRCPIPGHGTKEIITGSPSFVEGQPVARVGDKTGCGATIIEGSSHSNHDGRPTAYLGCKTDHGGEIITASSSAKVQP, encoded by the coding sequence ATGAAACCCGTTGCCCGTAAAGGCGATCTCCACCGCTGCCCCATTCCCGGCCACGGCACCAAGGAAATTATCACTGGTTCGCCCTCTTTTGTTGAGGGCCAGCCCGTGGCACGGGTGGGTGACAAAACCGGCTGCGGCGCTACCATTATCGAGGGCTCCAGCCACTCCAACCACGATGGTCGGCCTACCGCCTATTTGGGATGTAAAACCGATCATGGTGGCGAGATTATTACCGCGTCGAGCAGTGCCAAGGTTCAGCCGTAG
- a CDS encoding TRAP transporter large permease, whose translation MVYILLLGSLAIGMPIAFAIIAALFYFMAVGEMPYQLATVPTQMFSGLNSYALLAIPLFILAGELMNESGITGRIIAFSKILVGRLKGGLAHVNIWASVIFAGLSGSAVADTSALGRVFIPEMEKEGYPRDFAAALTAASSVIGPIIPPSIPVIIYALIVSGVSVPALFLAGIVPGLLLAIFLSGYVMIFAGHYQKRSLPIPREEKRTILVDGIIPLLMPVFVVGSILLGIVTPTEAAAFAVAYALFVGTVLFRKIGWRDLPRIFSRTMVDSAVIMIIIAAVSAANWLLTFNRVPNMLTDLTLAYISVDWTFLLAVIVLFLIVGLFLEGIAAMLVLVPILHPIAVSLGVDPVHFGIIVIFNLMIGLITPPMGLCLFVADSVANVGLAQLSKRILPLFLVEMLVLLLITFVPVTVTGLPRLLGY comes from the coding sequence ATGGTTTATATCCTCCTGCTAGGCAGTCTCGCGATCGGCATGCCTATCGCCTTCGCCATCATCGCGGCGTTGTTCTATTTCATGGCCGTGGGTGAGATGCCATACCAGCTGGCCACCGTACCTACCCAGATGTTTTCGGGGCTTAACTCTTATGCGCTACTGGCGATCCCGCTGTTCATCCTGGCCGGAGAACTGATGAACGAGAGTGGAATCACCGGCCGCATCATTGCTTTCTCCAAGATCCTGGTAGGCCGGCTCAAAGGCGGCTTGGCTCATGTGAATATTTGGGCCTCGGTGATCTTTGCTGGGCTTTCCGGCTCGGCTGTGGCGGACACCTCGGCGCTGGGTCGAGTGTTTATTCCCGAGATGGAGAAAGAGGGCTACCCTAGAGATTTTGCCGCGGCACTAACGGCGGCCTCTTCGGTAATCGGGCCAATTATTCCGCCGAGTATTCCGGTCATTATTTATGCGTTGATCGTGAGCGGGGTGTCGGTGCCTGCGCTATTCCTGGCCGGTATTGTGCCCGGCCTGCTGCTGGCCATCTTCCTGTCTGGCTATGTAATGATCTTTGCTGGCCATTATCAGAAGCGGAGCCTACCTATACCCCGTGAGGAAAAGCGCACCATTCTGGTCGACGGCATTATTCCGCTGTTGATGCCAGTGTTCGTGGTGGGCTCCATACTGCTAGGCATCGTCACCCCCACTGAGGCTGCCGCCTTTGCTGTGGCCTATGCACTCTTTGTGGGCACGGTACTGTTCCGCAAGATCGGCTGGCGGGATCTGCCGCGTATCTTCTCGCGGACTATGGTCGACAGCGCGGTGATCATGATCATCATTGCCGCGGTCTCGGCGGCCAACTGGCTGCTCACCTTCAACCGCGTGCCCAACATGCTCACTGACCTTACTCTGGCCTACATTTCAGTGGATTGGACGTTCCTGCTGGCGGTAATTGTTCTCTTCCTGATCGTGGGACTCTTTCTGGAGGGCATCGCCGCTATGCTGGTGCTAGTGCCGATTCTGCACCCCATCGCAGTGAGCTTGGGCGTGGATCCGGTGCACTTCGGCATCATCGTCATTTTCAACTTGATGATCGGTCTGATCACGCCCCCCATGGGGCTATGCCTGTTCGTGGCAGACTCGGTGGCGAACGTGGGGCTGGCCCAGTTGTCGAAGCGGATTTTGCCACTATTCCTGGTGGAAATGCTGGTATTGCTTCTTATAACTTTCGTGCCAGTAACAGTCACTGGCTTGCCGCGGCTACTGGGGTACTGA
- a CDS encoding PDR/VanB family oxidoreductase, which yields MSPPSLSLIVEVKARHEEALGIATFELADPHGRPLPPFSAGAHIDVQVKEGVIRQYSLCNHSEERDRYLIGVLRDEASRGGSIAMHDEIKVGSLLLISAPKNHFPLKPAKRTYLLAGGIGITPLLCMAERLARTEAEFELHYCARSAEHMAFRERINTSGFADRAHFYLDDDTASPTLDLEKLLSEPEADAQVYVCGPSGFINAVLSTGKQCGWPADQLHTEYFAGAETASEDDGSFEVRIASSGAAFTVPADKTVYQVLAENGIDIMVSCEQGVCGTCLTRVLEGEPDHRDLYLDDDEHAANDQFTPCCSRAKSKTLVLDL from the coding sequence ATGAGCCCCCCCTCTCTATCGCTTATTGTCGAGGTAAAAGCTCGTCACGAGGAGGCGCTGGGCATTGCCACCTTTGAGCTTGCGGACCCTCATGGCCGTCCGCTGCCCCCCTTTAGCGCTGGCGCCCACATTGACGTGCAGGTGAAAGAGGGGGTAATCCGGCAATACTCGCTGTGCAACCACTCTGAAGAGCGGGATCGCTACTTGATCGGCGTGCTGCGTGATGAGGCCTCCAGAGGAGGCTCCATCGCCATGCACGATGAGATTAAAGTAGGCAGCCTGCTACTCATCAGCGCGCCCAAAAACCACTTCCCGCTTAAACCCGCAAAGCGCACTTACCTGCTGGCGGGCGGGATCGGCATCACCCCGCTGCTGTGTATGGCAGAACGATTGGCGCGCACCGAGGCGGAATTCGAGCTGCACTACTGCGCCCGCTCCGCCGAGCACATGGCCTTTCGTGAGCGTATCAACACATCAGGTTTCGCCGATAGAGCACACTTCTACCTGGATGACGACACTGCGTCCCCAACCCTCGATCTGGAAAAACTGCTTAGTGAGCCCGAGGCTGACGCCCAGGTCTACGTTTGCGGCCCTAGCGGATTTATTAACGCCGTCCTTTCCACTGGCAAGCAGTGCGGCTGGCCAGCCGACCAACTGCACACCGAGTACTTTGCAGGTGCGGAAACAGCCAGCGAAGACGACGGCAGTTTCGAGGTGCGCATTGCCAGCAGCGGCGCCGCCTTTACCGTGCCCGCCGATAAAACCGTCTACCAAGTACTGGCTGAAAATGGCATCGACATCATGGTCTCCTGCGAGCAGGGGGTCTGTGGCACCTGCCTCACCCGTGTACTCGAAGGCGAACCCGACCACCGGGATTTATACCTGGATGACGATGAGCACGCGGCCAACGATCAATTCACACCCTGCTGCTCCAGAGCCAAGAGCAAAACCCTTGTGTTGGATCTTTAA
- the tssI gene encoding type VI secretion system tip protein VgrG, whose product MANGNGLSFTLTLPGVDDVAVVDFTHRESLSSPFELTLNFASRNGQLNAAELLDRDATLTVWHSGEALRHIHGIVSEFSQGDRGHRRTFYSLVLRPALWRLSLRHNSRIFQQVTPIAIITTLCQERGISDITFDVTREPVEREYCVQYRETDLAFVERLAAEEGLFYYHTFEAGSYRLVFSDDPKMLSSLGERTYHSRAGGTPPTRHVRKLRQTARVASSSAMLKDYTFKNPGYAQLHEHQGRDIEQHGQRADYEHYDYPGRYKRDASGKPFTRTRLEYLRREAITAHAESDLPELAPGARFTLTDHDADALNRDWQLIEVTHYGEQPQALEEDSISSSDNGGMTRYHNTLVLGPGDTAWRATPNPKPRVDGPQVAFVVGPPGEEIYCDEYGRVKVQFPWDRYAEPNEKASCWVRVSQGWAGAGYGSIAIPRIGHEVTISFLEGDPDQPLITGRTYHAANTAPYLLPEHKTRTTIKTQTHQGEGFNELCFEDKAGEEFIYMHAQKNMELHVLNSRQKRVEFDDTATIGNNSHLAVAKDRVETIDGNRDITVHTNHTEQVDGDRGLTVGGSYQTHANGDITFKADGELILDASKITLVAGGAALVVGGGSVDVTPVLNVGSASPSAAALPSIPAVLEAAAGEGSPFVSHCPLEEE is encoded by the coding sequence ATGGCGAACGGCAACGGTTTGTCTTTTACGCTCACACTACCCGGCGTAGACGATGTCGCCGTGGTGGATTTTACCCACCGTGAGTCCCTTTCAAGCCCCTTTGAGCTAACGCTCAACTTTGCCAGCCGCAATGGTCAACTCAATGCCGCCGAGCTACTGGATCGTGACGCCACGCTCACTGTTTGGCACAGTGGAGAAGCGCTACGTCACATCCATGGCATTGTTAGCGAATTTTCCCAGGGTGATCGCGGTCATCGCCGCACCTTCTACTCCTTAGTGCTACGTCCCGCCCTTTGGCGTCTTTCGCTGCGGCACAACTCGCGTATTTTCCAACAAGTCACGCCCATCGCGATTATCACTACCCTCTGCCAGGAACGCGGCATTAGCGACATAACGTTTGATGTTACCCGCGAGCCCGTCGAACGTGAATATTGTGTTCAGTATCGCGAGACCGACCTCGCCTTTGTCGAACGCCTCGCGGCTGAAGAGGGGCTGTTTTACTACCATACCTTTGAAGCAGGATCCTACCGCCTGGTCTTTAGCGACGATCCTAAAATGCTCAGCAGCTTGGGCGAGCGTACCTATCACAGCCGCGCGGGGGGAACGCCGCCCACCCGCCATGTGCGCAAACTGCGCCAGACCGCGCGAGTGGCCAGTTCCTCTGCCATGCTCAAGGACTACACCTTCAAGAACCCTGGCTATGCACAGTTGCATGAGCATCAGGGCCGCGATATTGAGCAGCACGGCCAACGCGCCGACTATGAACACTACGACTACCCGGGGCGTTATAAGCGGGACGCATCCGGCAAGCCGTTTACCCGCACGCGACTTGAATACCTGCGCCGCGAAGCCATCACCGCGCACGCCGAGAGTGACCTACCCGAGCTTGCCCCAGGGGCGCGCTTTACCCTCACCGATCACGACGCCGACGCCCTCAACCGCGACTGGCAGCTTATCGAGGTCACCCACTACGGCGAACAGCCCCAAGCGCTAGAAGAGGACAGTATCTCCAGTAGCGATAATGGCGGGATGACCCGCTACCACAACACCCTGGTACTGGGGCCTGGTGACACGGCCTGGCGGGCAACCCCTAATCCCAAGCCGCGGGTGGACGGCCCTCAGGTGGCGTTTGTGGTGGGGCCGCCAGGGGAAGAGATTTACTGTGACGAGTATGGCCGGGTCAAGGTGCAGTTTCCCTGGGATCGCTACGCGGAGCCTAATGAGAAAGCCAGTTGCTGGGTGCGGGTATCCCAAGGTTGGGCAGGGGCGGGCTACGGAAGCATCGCCATACCGCGGATAGGGCATGAGGTCACGATTTCATTCCTTGAAGGCGATCCGGATCAGCCGCTGATCACCGGGCGCACTTATCATGCCGCTAATACAGCGCCGTACCTACTCCCTGAGCACAAAACCCGCACCACCATCAAAACCCAGACCCACCAAGGCGAAGGCTTTAACGAACTGTGTTTTGAAGATAAGGCCGGGGAAGAGTTTATCTACATGCATGCCCAGAAGAATATGGAGCTGCATGTCCTCAACTCCCGTCAGAAGCGAGTCGAGTTCGACGACACCGCCACCATTGGCAATAACTCCCACTTGGCGGTCGCCAAGGATCGCGTCGAAACCATCGACGGCAATCGCGATATCACCGTGCACACTAACCACACCGAGCAGGTGGACGGTGATCGCGGGCTAACGGTCGGCGGCAGCTACCAGACCCACGCCAATGGCGATATTACTTTCAAAGCCGATGGCGAGCTGATACTTGATGCCAGCAAAATCACCCTGGTCGCCGGTGGTGCTGCGCTGGTGGTCGGCGGTGGCAGCGTGGATGTCACCCCGGTACTCAATGTTGGCTCGGCATCGCCCAGTGCGGCGGCGCTGCCCAGCATCCCCGCCGTGCTGGAAGCCGCCGCAGGGGAGGGCAGCCCGTTTGTCTCCCACTGCCCGCTTGAAGAGGAATAA
- a CDS encoding GntR family transcriptional regulator: MSNNDKSVVSRLRKLISEGAYAPGERLGEVAVAEQLGVSRTPVRLAFRTLEQEGLLQQAGKRGFMVREFTQADVHCAVEVRGVLEGLAARHLAEQGLPPGVEKELNFGSKGKKLIAKGYLVESDINQWSELNAHFHGIIIHSIGSGVVADAIARNNHLPFAAADSIIIDSDDLEREFKKLQLAQFHHELIFQSLKQGEGARAEMLMREHALIGLRYPELLADSE, encoded by the coding sequence ATGAGTAACAACGATAAAAGTGTCGTCAGTCGGCTGCGAAAACTGATTAGTGAGGGGGCATACGCTCCAGGGGAGCGCCTTGGTGAAGTCGCGGTTGCGGAGCAGCTGGGAGTTTCGAGAACGCCGGTAAGGCTGGCTTTTCGCACTTTGGAGCAGGAGGGGTTGCTGCAGCAGGCGGGCAAGCGCGGGTTTATGGTGCGGGAGTTTACACAGGCGGATGTGCACTGCGCGGTTGAGGTGCGCGGGGTGTTGGAGGGGCTGGCCGCTCGGCACCTGGCGGAGCAGGGGCTGCCGCCTGGCGTCGAGAAGGAATTGAATTTTGGATCAAAAGGAAAAAAGCTAATCGCCAAAGGCTACCTTGTAGAGTCCGATATCAATCAATGGAGTGAGCTTAATGCGCATTTTCACGGCATTATTATTCATTCTATCGGCAGCGGTGTCGTGGCGGATGCCATTGCAAGAAATAATCACCTGCCTTTCGCTGCCGCCGACTCAATCATCATTGATAGCGATGACTTAGAGCGAGAGTTTAAAAAGTTGCAATTAGCGCAGTTTCATCATGAGCTTATATTTCAGTCACTTAAGCAGGGTGAGGGGGCGAGGGCAGAAATGCTGATGCGTGAACATGCGCTGATTGGGTTGCGTTACCCTGAGCTACTGGCTGATTCTGAATAG
- a CDS encoding DcaP family trimeric outer membrane transporter, which produces MKINHFVACALLAPCALAAQAHAFDVVEAGQPVVTGEPSRVGPPWNHRSTFNIPGTKTDIAFGGYVKLDAFYDFDYDLGTSTDPYAVMNPGNRTDGRTSFTAYESRLNFRTHTATDYGRLTTYFEGHFVPDGKFGLRHAYGELNGFLAGQTWSNFMSFVGGTRTLALGDPKGYAFERQAQLRYTQPVGEGSFSVALENPTTVIARSDASVADGESQLPDLTLRYEYKRLFALSGIARQLSTNNITNTIDDEVTGYGVQAQFNLPFNTSTSLKGSATYGEGIGNYMGNPGNVGHRNAPDVYVQGNSLEAIETQAFGLSLNHYWTDSWFSSVGVSRLEQDLPAAYGNHFETLDYGFANVIWDVTERMSVGLEYQYADIEQVNGVSNDASRLQASATFQF; this is translated from the coding sequence ATGAAAATTAACCACTTTGTTGCGTGCGCCCTTCTCGCTCCCTGTGCGCTTGCTGCCCAGGCCCATGCGTTTGATGTGGTAGAAGCCGGACAGCCTGTCGTGACCGGTGAGCCAAGCCGTGTAGGCCCACCCTGGAATCACCGATCAACGTTTAATATTCCAGGCACCAAAACCGATATCGCCTTTGGCGGGTACGTTAAGCTCGATGCGTTTTACGATTTCGACTACGACCTAGGTACATCAACGGATCCTTACGCCGTGATGAACCCAGGCAACCGAACCGATGGTCGAACCAGCTTTACGGCCTATGAGTCCCGCCTGAATTTCCGCACCCACACCGCCACTGACTATGGGCGTTTAACCACTTACTTCGAAGGGCATTTTGTGCCCGATGGTAAGTTTGGGTTGCGCCATGCGTATGGCGAGCTGAACGGGTTTCTCGCCGGGCAAACGTGGTCAAATTTTATGAGCTTCGTGGGCGGAACACGTACCCTGGCACTAGGGGATCCTAAGGGCTACGCCTTTGAGCGGCAGGCTCAGTTGCGCTATACGCAGCCTGTTGGGGAGGGGAGCTTCTCTGTTGCCTTGGAAAACCCCACCACGGTCATTGCCCGCAGTGATGCTTCAGTGGCTGATGGGGAGAGTCAGCTTCCCGATTTGACACTGCGTTATGAATATAAGCGTTTATTTGCGCTCTCGGGGATAGCGCGTCAACTTTCGACTAATAACATCACCAATACCATTGATGATGAAGTCACCGGTTATGGGGTGCAGGCGCAGTTCAATTTGCCCTTTAATACCTCAACCAGCTTGAAAGGCAGTGCCACCTACGGTGAGGGTATCGGTAACTATATGGGCAACCCTGGCAATGTCGGGCACCGCAACGCACCTGATGTCTATGTGCAGGGTAATAGCCTTGAAGCGATTGAAACCCAGGCGTTTGGTCTCTCACTTAATCACTACTGGACGGATAGTTGGTTCAGCTCTGTGGGCGTTTCGCGGCTTGAGCAAGACCTACCCGCCGCCTATGGCAATCATTTCGAAACCCTCGACTATGGGTTTGCCAATGTGATTTGGGATGTTACCGAGCGCATGTCAGTCGGTCTTGAGTACCAGTACGCTGATATCGAGCAGGTGAATGGGGTCTCCAACGATGCGAGTCGCCTCCAGGCGAGTGCCACCTTCCAGTTCTAG
- a CDS encoding DUF4123 domain-containing protein, which translates to MAMADYWLARCHVMAYSPSARRWEEAADEAVTVVAVLAEDADQVRALLQQQCHADGLGLIRLDAIETLLQRCRREGIAHGLVELAHTTSSQHPVAYGEMLPLLPKPAPEPEPAAVLPPVNYQETVWQALFAPHQPPLWAVIDGVNCRDAMARLSQADDQHTCLYASTDTATQANAPWLVRIDADSEIRTWLEGLPQDQHWGILLQSSATLKQLRSHLRKFTMLWTPANDQAPVYFRFYDPRVALDMSQALEPWKLAAFMAPLETVIVPASPLMVFPTELTLTPEIELDTDASDVQGRLVRIALSDDARAANGQGRQFAIGQAEYQRFGELAQSRASQALARSLKERYPQVSEGERMRAVIDATQLGERYGLASKKQIQTLVICVLEMGADFAQLHPDAQRILGNAKLAGWRKCQLLEEWLPRGRIRHALLAPYQKAGQHEDNYRPIADEERP; encoded by the coding sequence ATGGCCATGGCCGACTACTGGCTCGCCCGCTGCCATGTGATGGCCTACTCCCCCAGTGCCCGGCGCTGGGAAGAGGCCGCTGATGAAGCTGTCACCGTGGTCGCGGTGCTGGCCGAAGACGCCGACCAGGTCAGGGCGCTGCTACAGCAGCAGTGCCACGCTGACGGCCTGGGGCTGATCCGCCTCGATGCCATTGAGACCCTGCTCCAGCGTTGCCGCCGAGAAGGTATCGCCCACGGGCTGGTGGAACTGGCCCACACCACCTCGTCGCAACACCCGGTGGCGTATGGCGAGATGCTGCCCCTGTTGCCGAAACCCGCGCCTGAACCTGAACCAGCAGCGGTTCTCCCGCCGGTGAATTATCAAGAGACCGTCTGGCAAGCGCTGTTTGCCCCCCATCAGCCACCGTTATGGGCGGTCATCGACGGTGTTAATTGCCGTGATGCCATGGCCCGCCTTAGCCAAGCCGATGACCAGCACACCTGTCTCTACGCCTCCACGGACACCGCCACCCAGGCCAACGCCCCGTGGCTTGTGCGTATTGACGCCGATAGCGAGATTCGCACCTGGCTGGAAGGCCTGCCCCAGGATCAGCACTGGGGGATATTGCTGCAATCCAGCGCCACCCTAAAGCAACTGCGCAGCCACCTGCGCAAGTTCACCATGCTCTGGACGCCCGCCAACGACCAGGCCCCGGTCTACTTCCGCTTCTACGACCCCCGGGTGGCGCTGGATATGAGCCAAGCCCTGGAACCCTGGAAGCTGGCGGCTTTTATGGCGCCACTCGAAACGGTGATAGTGCCTGCCTCGCCTTTAATGGTGTTTCCCACTGAACTGACACTAACCCCTGAGATTGAGCTCGACACCGATGCCAGCGACGTACAGGGAAGGCTAGTACGCATTGCCCTCAGCGACGATGCCCGCGCCGCCAACGGCCAGGGGCGGCAGTTTGCGATAGGGCAGGCGGAGTATCAGCGCTTTGGGGAGCTTGCCCAGTCACGGGCAAGCCAAGCCCTCGCGCGGTCACTCAAAGAGCGCTATCCCCAGGTATCCGAAGGCGAGCGGATGCGTGCGGTGATCGACGCCACACAACTAGGGGAGCGGTATGGGCTTGCCTCTAAAAAACAGATCCAAACCCTGGTCATCTGTGTGCTGGAGATGGGTGCCGATTTTGCCCAGCTGCATCCCGATGCACAGCGGATCCTCGGCAACGCGAAACTAGCTGGCTGGCGGAAGTGCCAGTTACTGGAAGAGTGGCTACCCCGAGGGCGTATCCGGCATGCGCTATTGGCCCCCTATCAAAAAGCCGGTCAGCATGAAGACAACTATCGGCCCATCGCTGACGAGGAACGTCCATGA
- a CDS encoding aromatic ring-hydroxylating oxygenase subunit alpha, protein MTQQTPFPVNTWYVACTPDELTDKPLGRTICNKQLVFFRGDENRVAAVEDFCPHRGAPLSLGFVRDGKLVCGYHGLEMNCSGKCDSMPGQRVRGFPSNRAYPVEERHGFIWIWPGDPEKADADLIPELHWANNPDWAYGGGLYHIQCEYRLMIDNLMDLTHETYVHASSIGQPEIEEAAPETTVNGDEVVTSREMENIPAPPFWQAALRGNGLADDVPVDRWQICRFTPPSHVHIDVGVAHAGNGGAKAPANVRASSIVVDFITPESDTSIWYFWGMARNFKPEDQALTDKIREGQGKIFEEDLEMLEAQQRNLLKYPDRQLLKLNIDGGGVQARRIIDRILKEEQAKQPQEATA, encoded by the coding sequence GTGACCCAACAAACCCCCTTTCCAGTGAATACTTGGTACGTCGCCTGCACCCCTGATGAGCTTACCGATAAGCCACTTGGGCGGACTATTTGCAATAAGCAACTAGTTTTCTTCCGTGGTGACGAAAACCGCGTGGCCGCCGTGGAGGATTTCTGCCCCCACCGTGGCGCGCCACTCTCCTTGGGCTTTGTACGTGATGGCAAGCTGGTCTGCGGCTATCACGGCCTTGAAATGAACTGCAGCGGTAAATGCGACAGCATGCCCGGTCAGCGGGTTCGAGGCTTTCCAAGCAATCGTGCCTATCCCGTCGAAGAGCGCCACGGCTTTATCTGGATCTGGCCCGGCGACCCCGAGAAAGCGGACGCCGATCTGATTCCCGAGCTGCACTGGGCCAATAACCCGGACTGGGCATATGGCGGCGGTCTCTACCATATTCAGTGTGAATATCGCCTGATGATCGACAACCTCATGGATCTTACCCATGAGACCTATGTGCACGCTTCCAGCATCGGCCAGCCAGAGATAGAGGAAGCCGCACCAGAAACAACGGTTAACGGCGATGAGGTGGTCACCAGCCGTGAGATGGAGAATATCCCCGCGCCGCCTTTCTGGCAGGCCGCCTTACGGGGTAACGGGCTCGCTGATGACGTCCCCGTCGACCGCTGGCAAATTTGCCGCTTTACCCCCCCTAGCCATGTGCACATCGACGTCGGCGTGGCCCACGCGGGCAATGGCGGCGCAAAAGCGCCGGCGAATGTGAGAGCCTCGAGTATCGTGGTCGACTTTATCACTCCTGAGAGCGATACCTCTATCTGGTACTTCTGGGGCATGGCCCGCAACTTCAAGCCGGAAGATCAGGCCCTCACCGACAAGATCCGCGAGGGCCAGGGCAAGATCTTCGAAGAAGACCTTGAGATGCTCGAGGCACAACAGCGCAACCTGCTCAAATACCCCGACCGTCAACTGCTGAAACTCAATATTGACGGCGGGGGGGTACAGGCGCGCCGCATTATTGATCGCATCTTGAAAGAGGAGCAGGCCAAGCAACCCCAGGAGGCAACGGCATGA
- a CDS encoding TRAP transporter substrate-binding protein, giving the protein MKKIPTHLAKATLFGVFAVSFVAPAVEASTTLRIAHVWPGGSMIDRELFQAWAESVEEASDGQLTVEVFPSQTLAKSAQTYESTVSGIADIGASAQGYTAGRFPLTQVVELPGVSASARQGACILQSLYDQGHFEQEYADTRPLFLFTTGPGYLHTKNQLIETPADLEGLRLRRPTPVVGDMFERLGAQAVGMPAPDVFTSMQRGVVDGLSFNWEGMKTFRLNELAQYHTEVPLYDLSLFATMSQRSYDSLPADLQQVIDDHSGLEWSLRAAEVYDEMIRQGREEAVEAGHEFVVIEDALEDPEWGPVLQQTIDDYLEDIGGAANEIYNTAMDLQQSCQV; this is encoded by the coding sequence ATGAAAAAAATACCCACCCACCTAGCCAAGGCGACCCTGTTTGGCGTGTTTGCCGTTTCATTCGTGGCCCCCGCCGTGGAAGCCAGCACTACACTGCGCATAGCGCATGTCTGGCCGGGCGGCTCCATGATAGACCGCGAACTGTTTCAGGCCTGGGCTGAAAGCGTCGAGGAGGCGTCTGATGGGCAGCTGACAGTAGAAGTTTTCCCCAGCCAGACGCTAGCGAAATCGGCTCAAACCTACGAAAGCACTGTCAGCGGTATCGCCGATATTGGTGCTTCTGCCCAAGGTTATACGGCGGGCCGCTTTCCCCTCACGCAAGTCGTCGAGCTGCCGGGGGTGTCAGCAAGCGCCCGCCAAGGAGCCTGCATTCTCCAGTCGCTTTACGATCAGGGGCATTTTGAGCAGGAGTACGCCGATACACGCCCGCTGTTCCTGTTTACCACCGGCCCCGGTTACCTGCATACCAAAAACCAGCTGATTGAAACACCGGCGGATCTTGAGGGGCTTCGCCTACGCCGCCCCACGCCAGTGGTGGGTGATATGTTTGAACGCTTAGGTGCCCAGGCGGTGGGCATGCCAGCGCCGGATGTGTTTACCTCCATGCAGCGTGGTGTCGTCGACGGCCTCAGTTTCAACTGGGAAGGCATGAAGACCTTCCGGCTGAACGAACTGGCGCAGTACCATACTGAAGTCCCCCTGTATGACCTTTCCCTGTTCGCCACCATGAGCCAGCGCAGCTACGACAGTCTGCCAGCCGATTTACAGCAGGTGATTGATGACCACAGCGGCTTAGAGTGGTCGCTGCGCGCCGCAGAGGTTTACGACGAGATGATACGCCAAGGGCGTGAAGAAGCCGTTGAAGCGGGGCATGAGTTTGTGGTCATTGAAGACGCCCTGGAAGATCCCGAATGGGGCCCTGTGCTCCAGCAAACCATTGATGATTACTTGGAGGATATTGGCGGCGCTGCCAATGAAATCTACAATACCGCGATGGATTTACAGCAAAGCTGTCAGGTTTAG